One genomic window of Sulfurirhabdus autotrophica includes the following:
- a CDS encoding hemolysin family protein, with the protein MNALWILVLLIVLSGFFALAEMALASSRRGKLIKMANEGHKGASAAITIKEHPSRLLAATQTGITAAALLMGIYGESALSASVDSFIPSGFAFLTEWRGTISFTITIIIVTAVSIILGEIVPKRIAIAHPERVAAMCAPFMAIFIRMLSPAIHFLSWTADRILAILPIKSAPAVTSVEDILAFVDEGFKVGAIASEESHLLGNVLRLEDRRLAAIMTPTADVTYLDLLAPRERNLRLLREAPHSQLPVCKGDLQQVIGIAESHDILQAAMEGNVDFAELPLATPLFVPGTLTLIDLLRTLRQQKVTFALVVTEFGVTEGIVTLDDVMMSLVGEMMPLGVTSEEALAVRRPDGSWLLDGLLAIDEMKDKLEIRSLPHEDLGNFHTVGGFVLASLGRIPRKSEQFSCGEWDFEVVDVDRNRVDQILAIRHTEPGVGNN; encoded by the coding sequence ATGAATGCCCTGTGGATACTTGTTCTTCTGATTGTCCTTTCCGGATTTTTTGCCCTTGCCGAAATGGCGCTCGCATCCTCTCGACGCGGCAAGCTTATCAAAATGGCTAATGAAGGACACAAAGGCGCATCCGCTGCCATCACCATTAAAGAACATCCCAGCCGCCTGCTGGCAGCAACCCAGACAGGCATAACGGCTGCTGCCTTATTGATGGGTATTTATGGCGAGTCAGCCCTTTCTGCATCCGTTGATTCATTCATTCCCTCTGGCTTCGCCTTCCTCACAGAATGGCGCGGCACCATTTCATTCACCATTACCATTATCATCGTCACTGCTGTTTCCATTATTTTGGGAGAGATTGTCCCCAAGCGTATCGCAATCGCCCACCCGGAGCGGGTGGCTGCAATGTGCGCCCCGTTCATGGCGATTTTCATCAGGATGTTATCGCCGGCTATCCATTTCCTTTCCTGGACCGCAGACCGAATTCTGGCAATTCTGCCGATTAAATCAGCCCCTGCAGTCACCAGCGTGGAAGATATTCTTGCCTTTGTGGACGAGGGGTTCAAAGTAGGTGCCATCGCTTCGGAAGAAAGCCACTTGCTGGGAAATGTACTTCGACTGGAAGACCGCCGGCTTGCTGCCATTATGACCCCCACCGCTGATGTAACTTATCTGGATCTGCTTGCTCCCCGCGAACGCAATCTCAGACTGCTGCGCGAAGCCCCTCATTCACAATTACCGGTTTGCAAAGGCGACCTGCAACAAGTTATCGGCATCGCCGAGAGTCACGACATCCTGCAGGCGGCCATGGAAGGCAACGTGGATTTTGCCGAGCTTCCCCTGGCCACGCCACTTTTTGTACCCGGAACGCTAACCCTGATCGATCTCCTGCGCACGCTGCGTCAGCAAAAGGTCACATTCGCCCTGGTAGTCACTGAATTTGGTGTCACCGAAGGTATTGTCACTCTGGATGACGTGATGATGTCACTGGTAGGTGAAATGATGCCTCTTGGCGTCACTTCTGAAGAAGCCCTCGCCGTACGTCGCCCGGATGGCTCATGGTTGCTGGATGGTTTGCTGGCTATCGACGAAATGAAGGACAAACTGGAGATTCGCTCCCTTCCCCATGAAGATCTTGGCAATTTTCACACTGTCGGCGGATTCGTTCTTGCTTCTCTTGGCCGCATCCCTCGTAAATCCGAGCAGTTTTCTTGTGGTGAATGGGACTTTGAAGTGGTTGATGTAGATAGAAACAGGGTGGATCAGATACTTGCTATTCGGCACACCGAACCGGGTGTCGGGAATAATTAA
- a CDS encoding response regulator transcription factor has product MMENSATPSEEELPSLLLVDDDVTFCKVLANALKKRGFTISVAHEVGTALLLAQANPPEYVVIDLKMPGPSGLILVEKLKELDEQTRIVVLTGYASITTAVEAIKLGATHYLAKPADADEIVAALHKESGDAQIAINPSPLSVDRLEWEHIQKILAENQGNISATARALNMHRRTLQRKLTKKPVKV; this is encoded by the coding sequence ATGATGGAAAATAGCGCAACACCCTCCGAAGAAGAACTCCCCAGCTTGCTGCTGGTTGACGACGATGTGACTTTTTGCAAAGTTTTGGCCAACGCATTAAAAAAACGAGGGTTTACTATCAGTGTTGCCCATGAGGTTGGCACAGCACTGTTGCTCGCCCAAGCCAATCCGCCAGAATATGTCGTAATCGACCTGAAGATGCCCGGCCCTTCTGGCCTGATACTGGTAGAAAAACTCAAGGAACTGGATGAACAAACCCGTATTGTCGTACTCACCGGCTACGCCAGCATAACCACTGCGGTAGAAGCCATCAAGCTTGGCGCCACCCACTATCTGGCAAAGCCGGCTGATGCCGATGAGATTGTGGCTGCACTGCATAAAGAAAGTGGCGACGCCCAGATCGCCATTAACCCATCCCCTTTGTCTGTGGACAGGCTTGAATGGGAGCACATCCAGAAAATACTGGCAGAAAATCAAGGCAATATTTCCGCCACAGCCCGTGCCCTCAACATGCATCGCCGTACCCTGCAAAGAAAACTGACTAAAAAACCCGTCAAGGTATAG
- a CDS encoding ATP-binding protein, with protein sequence MILINRQVPAAINLHRLFVLRNIEIAGQVLAILVAHFFLAISLPLTAMSIIIGGLALINLLTWQRLKRPWSTTDLELFGQLTIDVIVLALLVYLSGGSTNPFISLFLLPLTLAAATLPLSYTAAMATITISCYSLLMFYYVPFGHPFPDPSLPGNIISRAPSAAHMHHTGGETFSLHVLGMWFNYAISAVLVSFFVVKMAATLRERDQLLANAREETLRNERIVAMGTLAAGAAHELGTPLSTMAVVTNELQREYKNDPELSENLQILRDQVANCKQILSNLLASSGQVRAEGGNSLPVNTYLSELVDKWQILRPKTEIAINWGGTQPTPDIIADQTLSQAIMNLLNNAADASPESLEILGKWDNQTLFVEILDRGPGLSPETMAQAGKPFFTTKAPGQGIGIGLFLANATIERLGGTVELFNREGGGACIRLTLPLAKLATHLI encoded by the coding sequence ATGATCTTGATTAATCGGCAAGTGCCAGCAGCCATTAACCTGCATCGTCTGTTCGTTCTGCGGAACATTGAGATTGCCGGGCAGGTTTTGGCAATCCTGGTAGCGCACTTTTTTTTGGCAATTTCATTACCATTAACTGCCATGTCCATTATCATCGGCGGTCTGGCGCTGATCAATTTACTCACCTGGCAACGTCTGAAGCGTCCTTGGTCAACCACTGATCTGGAACTGTTTGGGCAATTAACGATTGACGTAATAGTGCTGGCCTTGCTGGTTTACCTCAGCGGTGGCTCTACCAATCCTTTCATATCTTTGTTTCTGCTTCCGCTAACCCTCGCGGCTGCAACGCTGCCACTAAGTTATACCGCTGCAATGGCAACAATTACCATAAGCTGCTACTCGCTGCTGATGTTTTACTACGTCCCTTTCGGACATCCTTTCCCGGACCCTTCCCTACCGGGCAACATCATCTCTCGGGCACCTTCAGCTGCGCACATGCATCACACCGGGGGGGAAACATTCAGCCTCCACGTGCTGGGCATGTGGTTCAACTATGCGATCAGCGCAGTGCTGGTATCATTTTTTGTTGTCAAAATGGCTGCCACATTGCGGGAACGTGACCAACTACTGGCAAACGCCCGTGAAGAAACTCTGCGCAATGAACGCATTGTAGCCATGGGTACGCTGGCTGCGGGGGCTGCGCACGAACTGGGCACCCCGCTTTCTACCATGGCGGTAGTTACCAACGAATTACAACGCGAATATAAAAACGACCCGGAATTATCGGAAAATCTGCAAATATTGCGCGATCAGGTTGCCAACTGCAAGCAAATACTCTCTAATTTGCTCGCATCATCCGGACAAGTCAGAGCAGAAGGCGGCAACAGCTTGCCAGTAAATACCTACCTTTCCGAGTTAGTGGATAAGTGGCAAATTTTGCGCCCCAAAACGGAAATTGCTATCAATTGGGGCGGTACGCAACCCACTCCCGACATCATTGCGGACCAGACACTAAGCCAGGCGATCATGAATTTGCTCAATAATGCCGCAGACGCTTCCCCTGAAAGTCTTGAAATTCTGGGAAAATGGGACAATCAAACCCTGTTCGTTGAAATTCTGGATCGCGGCCCCGGTTTATCACCCGAAACGATGGCTCAGGCCGGCAAACCCTTTTTCACGACAAAAGCGCCCGGGCAAGGGATAGGTATCGGCCTGTTTCTTGCCAATGCCACGATTGAACGACTTGGCGGCACCGTGGAATTATTCAACCGCGAAGGGGGTGGAGCCTGCATCCGACTGACACTCCCTTTAGCAAAACTGGCTACGCACCTAATATGA
- a CDS encoding transporter family protein, whose protein sequence is MKVQGSSFVVCGMFVLVHTLAHASCGSAACAINTQWEQGIQPPGIAVDLRYEYIKQDQLREGASKTLKGAGEALEKQTTNRNLVTTLDYMLDANWSFALSAPIVSRDHTHVLNDTQETESWNFSKLGDVLVTGRYQPSVEAFQNFRYGFKFGVKLPTGSTDIVNSEGAKAERALQPGTGSTDALLGAFVHQALPNTSGGWFVQAVWQHAITTYDNFTPGDRIAIDLGLNYPLSEKWGVLLQLNALHKNRDAGTNAEPDLSGGTYVFVSPGLSYALGPHSQVYGFIQKPVYQYVNGVQLTADLTAVIGVRHHF, encoded by the coding sequence ATGAAAGTTCAAGGCAGCAGCTTTGTTGTATGTGGGATGTTTGTGCTGGTGCATACACTTGCCCATGCCAGTTGCGGGTCTGCCGCCTGTGCCATTAATACGCAGTGGGAACAGGGAATACAGCCGCCGGGGATAGCTGTTGATTTGCGTTATGAATATATCAAGCAAGATCAATTGCGCGAAGGCGCTTCAAAAACGCTGAAAGGCGCTGGTGAAGCACTAGAGAAGCAAACTACTAATCGGAATCTGGTCACTACGCTGGATTATATGCTTGATGCAAACTGGAGTTTCGCGTTAAGCGCACCCATTGTCAGTCGCGATCATACCCATGTGTTAAATGATACGCAGGAGACAGAATCCTGGAATTTTTCAAAATTGGGTGATGTTTTGGTAACGGGGCGTTATCAACCTTCTGTAGAGGCTTTCCAGAATTTCCGGTATGGCTTCAAATTCGGGGTAAAACTCCCAACGGGATCCACAGATATTGTCAATTCTGAAGGCGCAAAGGCGGAGCGTGCGCTTCAACCAGGAACGGGTAGCACAGACGCATTGCTTGGCGCATTTGTGCATCAGGCCCTGCCGAATACTTCAGGTGGTTGGTTTGTGCAAGCCGTGTGGCAACATGCCATAACAACTTACGACAATTTTACACCGGGCGATCGCATTGCCATTGATTTGGGGCTGAATTACCCGTTGTCGGAAAAATGGGGAGTATTGCTTCAATTGAATGCGCTGCATAAGAATCGAGATGCAGGCACCAATGCTGAACCGGATTTGTCTGGAGGGACATATGTTTTTGTAAGTCCGGGTTTGAGCTATGCACTAGGTCCACATTCACAGGTTTATGGATTCATTCAGAAACCTGTTTATCAGTATGTAAACGGTGTGCAATTAACAGCAGATTTAACAGCGGTGATTGGGGTACGTCATCACTTTTAA
- a CDS encoding LysR family transcriptional regulator, translating into MMHVTLRQLQTFEAVARLKSFSRAAEEMHVTQPTVSKQIRLLHEQVGLLLLDQLGKKIFLTEAGQELYLTCSNWLDTWNRFEQTISNIKGLKQGRLKIAAVTTTKYFMPRVLGPFCAQYPGIDIAMEVVNRDRLLERLARNQDDLYIMGLPPDDLDVESEAFMENPLVVIAPVSHPLAQRKRIPFAELANETFLMREQGSGTRIAMEKLFQKRKTPIKIKMELGSNEAIKQAVAGGLGLAMLSRSTLNPDPRQEELAVLDAQGFPIMRAWHVVRPKGKDLSVVATTFLDFLRAHIKLLTPRLQISAPEYVQSPENK; encoded by the coding sequence ATGATGCATGTCACCCTGCGTCAGTTACAGACTTTCGAGGCGGTGGCGCGGTTAAAAAGCTTTTCCCGTGCCGCGGAGGAAATGCATGTCACTCAGCCCACCGTCTCGAAGCAGATCAGGCTGCTACATGAACAGGTTGGCTTGCTCTTATTGGATCAGCTTGGAAAGAAAATCTTCCTGACCGAGGCCGGCCAAGAGCTCTACCTGACTTGCTCCAACTGGCTGGATACATGGAACCGGTTTGAGCAGACCATCTCCAATATTAAGGGCCTAAAGCAAGGTCGCCTAAAGATCGCAGCAGTGACGACTACCAAGTACTTCATGCCCCGCGTGCTGGGCCCTTTCTGCGCTCAATACCCGGGAATAGACATCGCGATGGAAGTAGTCAACCGCGATCGACTTCTGGAGCGATTGGCTCGCAATCAGGATGATCTCTATATTATGGGGCTTCCACCCGATGATCTTGATGTTGAAAGCGAAGCGTTCATGGAGAATCCGCTTGTGGTAATAGCCCCGGTCTCGCACCCCTTGGCCCAACGCAAACGCATACCGTTTGCAGAGCTGGCTAACGAAACCTTTCTAATGCGGGAGCAGGGCTCAGGTACGCGAATAGCTATGGAAAAACTGTTTCAGAAACGCAAGACTCCCATAAAGATCAAAATGGAGTTAGGGAGCAATGAGGCCATAAAACAGGCTGTGGCTGGCGGTCTTGGGCTTGCGATGCTATCCAGAAGCACGCTCAACCCTGATCCCCGCCAGGAAGAGCTGGCTGTTCTGGATGCGCAGGGCTTCCCCATCATGCGGGCTTGGCATGTTGTCCGCCCCAAGGGGAAGGATCTCTCTGTCGTAGCCACTACTTTTCTGGATTTTCTGCGCGCCCATATAAAGCTGTTAACACCACGGCTGCAAATTTCAGCGCCAGAATATGTGCAATCACCAGAAAATAAATAA
- a CDS encoding NADH-quinone oxidoreductase subunit L, with protein MQSISSLLTPILVIFAPLILLLAGLIPTGWANQRPRFMARLNGTISWIACFSALLAAAVHSFDGTRTWTLYTIDLPGDIGAFSISAYVNSVTVIMLVLVSFVGAVVTRYSRNNLDGDRNQGRFHKWLSLTLGTILTLIISGNMLMFWLAWISNSLCLHQLLTFYRERPAALLAAHKKFIANRISDLSHLTAIFLIGSTLHSLEYADVLHSMAAMNGPLPLALEWASVLIVLSAVLKSAQFPLHGWLIQVVEAPTPVSALLHAGIVNAGAFLIIRMSPIMSQSEVAQGSLAVIGLTTLALASLVMLTQTSIKVSLAWSTTAQMGFMLLECGLGLYSLAMLHLVAHSLYKAHAFLASGSGVDAFRAPAITSSPGGFKPGLIVMALITGGLMALGVGAAFGITPDAQPALIATATIVAIAMSQLLLQSASAMGNGVLLLRGLGLSAVVCVAYFTLHTLFEMALKGSVLPIQDAAGPFQSALALVIVGVFLALMMLQQALKYAPTALREGLYMHLYNGLYIDVYITRLLQRVWPSPKPVQDSLHTPFATEKSHGD; from the coding sequence ATGCAATCAATATCTAGCCTCCTTACGCCTATTCTGGTTATTTTTGCCCCGTTGATCTTGCTGTTGGCGGGATTGATACCGACTGGCTGGGCCAACCAACGCCCAAGGTTTATGGCGCGCCTGAACGGCACCATTTCCTGGATCGCCTGCTTCAGCGCCTTGCTGGCGGCAGCAGTACACAGCTTCGACGGCACCCGCACCTGGACCCTCTACACTATTGACCTGCCGGGAGACATTGGTGCCTTTTCCATCAGCGCCTACGTCAACAGTGTTACCGTAATCATGCTGGTTCTGGTGTCCTTCGTTGGTGCCGTGGTGACTCGCTACTCGCGCAACAACCTGGATGGGGATCGCAACCAGGGGCGCTTCCACAAGTGGCTTAGCCTGACCCTGGGTACTATTCTGACCCTGATCATATCGGGTAATATGCTCATGTTCTGGTTGGCCTGGATCTCCAACAGTCTGTGCCTGCATCAACTCCTGACGTTCTATCGAGAGCGTCCGGCTGCCTTGTTGGCCGCGCACAAGAAATTTATCGCCAACCGGATCAGCGATCTGAGCCATCTCACTGCCATTTTTCTGATCGGTTCGACCCTGCATAGTCTTGAGTACGCGGACGTGCTCCACAGCATGGCGGCGATGAATGGCCCATTACCGCTTGCTCTGGAATGGGCATCGGTATTGATCGTGCTGAGCGCCGTCCTCAAATCCGCCCAGTTCCCACTACATGGCTGGCTGATTCAGGTGGTGGAGGCGCCCACGCCCGTGTCCGCCCTGTTGCATGCTGGCATCGTCAACGCCGGTGCCTTTCTGATCATTCGCATGAGCCCCATCATGTCGCAATCCGAAGTCGCTCAGGGATCTTTGGCGGTTATCGGCCTCACCACCCTGGCCCTGGCCTCTCTGGTGATGCTCACCCAGACTAGCATCAAGGTGTCGCTAGCCTGGTCCACCACCGCGCAGATGGGTTTCATGCTGCTGGAGTGCGGTCTTGGTCTCTACAGCCTGGCCATGCTGCACCTGGTGGCCCACTCTCTGTACAAGGCTCACGCTTTCCTGGCCTCCGGCAGTGGTGTGGACGCCTTTCGGGCACCCGCCATAACCAGCAGTCCCGGCGGTTTCAAGCCCGGACTGATAGTCATGGCCCTGATTACCGGGGGGCTCATGGCGCTAGGCGTAGGGGCCGCCTTCGGCATCACCCCCGATGCACAACCGGCCCTTATCGCCACAGCGACTATCGTCGCAATAGCCATGAGTCAGCTGCTGCTGCAATCGGCCAGCGCGATGGGTAATGGCGTATTACTGCTGCGCGGCCTGGGGCTGAGCGCCGTAGTCTGCGTCGCCTATTTCACCTTGCATACTCTATTTGAGATGGCCCTGAAGGGTAGCGTGCTGCCCATACAGGATGCGGCTGGGCCTTTCCAGAGCGCATTAGCCCTTGTCATCGTCGGTGTTTTTCTGGCACTGATGATGTTGCAGCAGGCTCTCAAATACGCTCCAACTGCCTTGAGAGAAGGGTTGTACATGCACTTGTACAACGGCCTGTACATCGATGTGTACATCACCCGGTTGCTGCAGCGCGTATGGCCTAGTCCGAAACCGGTTCAGGATAGCCTGCATACACCCTTCGCTACAGAAAAATCCCACGGAGATTGA
- a CDS encoding YbcC family protein has protein sequence MNMNDSAVLNGIESAVGKEYTTHGKAEQVMQTQSRTLPALNAAELNRCIDAACGRIAPLWPLKHFVAVNPFVGLSDYSFQDASDTLARITGSNLYMPRDYYHEQLATGRISKDDLQQAIARCGSSLDMAIVEWTLAAAAPRPRLGMAPVSAVLEQVEGGLWSSFVTERISLHCAAYFDLGQAIVAMPWRDQSLYTSWRKAAAIDLSPAMMGLHHFRSEVSRLPADSRTAIAWAVAQLDIPDAGMERYLHASLLSIGGWAAWARYLRWQAELSGGRDDSIVDLLAIRLMWDVLLFKEKESVGLVAGWREMLAASMRPPSAKRQVAAEIDRIMLNAMEIGFQRTVIAGLNSAARNGLRTQPTARPAVQAAFCIDVRSEVFRRSLETVTPSVQTIGFAGFFGIFIEHVPLGASVGHSHVPVIFKPAYRIYEKVKDGNQQTSNELNNRRRRIGLSKAWKGFKLSASSCFSFVEAVGLMYAPKLLTDSFGWSRPVPDPFTYGLDQQVIDRIGPTLAEVPKAQSCPHHADSGIPASDWVGHAERILRAMSMTNNFGRLVLLAGHGSTTVNNPHASGLDCGACAGQTGEASARVVVALLNQPAVRRDLRERGIVIPEDTWFLAGLHDTTTDEVRLFDTDEVPKQLAPDLEQLHKWLEQASDLTRMQRSALLGIASLPNHEIETNVRQRSRDWSQVRPEWALANNAAFIAAPRERTVSMNLDGRAFLHEYAWQNDSEFKILELIMTAPMVVANWINMQYYGSVVDNQRFGSGNKVLHNVTGGAIGVLEGNGGDLRVGLPMQSLHNGERWVHEPLRLSVFIEAPQAAIENIMARHELVSQLVENGWLHLFRIDEESVVHRRVSGTQWEQADMPQQAAL, from the coding sequence ATGAACATGAATGATAGCGCCGTCTTGAACGGGATCGAAAGCGCGGTCGGCAAAGAGTACACAACACACGGGAAGGCAGAGCAGGTAATGCAAACGCAATCGCGCACATTGCCTGCGCTGAATGCTGCAGAGCTGAACCGGTGCATTGATGCAGCCTGCGGGCGGATTGCGCCACTGTGGCCGCTTAAGCACTTCGTTGCCGTCAATCCCTTCGTCGGGCTAAGCGATTACAGTTTCCAGGATGCCTCGGACACCCTGGCCCGCATCACCGGCTCCAACCTCTATATGCCGCGTGACTATTACCACGAGCAACTGGCAACCGGCCGCATTTCCAAAGATGACCTGCAGCAGGCCATCGCCCGCTGCGGCAGCAGCCTGGATATGGCGATAGTTGAGTGGACGCTGGCTGCCGCTGCGCCTCGCCCCAGGCTGGGCATGGCCCCGGTCAGCGCGGTGCTGGAGCAGGTTGAAGGCGGACTCTGGTCAAGTTTCGTTACCGAGCGCATAAGCCTTCACTGCGCTGCCTATTTTGATCTGGGTCAGGCTATCGTAGCCATGCCCTGGCGTGACCAGTCCCTCTATACATCCTGGCGCAAGGCTGCCGCCATCGACCTCAGTCCGGCGATGATGGGCCTGCACCACTTTCGCTCGGAAGTCAGCCGGCTGCCTGCCGATTCGCGCACCGCTATCGCGTGGGCCGTTGCCCAACTGGATATCCCTGATGCGGGAATGGAGCGTTATCTGCATGCCTCGCTGCTGAGTATCGGCGGCTGGGCGGCCTGGGCCCGTTACTTGCGCTGGCAGGCAGAACTCAGCGGAGGGCGGGACGATTCCATCGTTGACCTGTTGGCCATCCGTCTGATGTGGGATGTGCTGTTGTTCAAGGAAAAAGAATCGGTAGGCCTGGTGGCGGGCTGGCGCGAGATGTTGGCCGCCAGCATGCGCCCTCCCTCCGCCAAGCGTCAGGTGGCGGCGGAGATAGACCGCATTATGCTCAACGCCATGGAAATTGGCTTTCAGCGCACTGTAATCGCCGGCCTGAACAGTGCAGCCCGGAACGGGCTGCGTACCCAGCCCACCGCCCGGCCAGCGGTCCAGGCAGCCTTCTGCATTGACGTGCGTTCCGAAGTGTTTCGCCGTTCCCTGGAGACCGTGACGCCATCGGTGCAGACCATTGGCTTCGCCGGTTTCTTCGGCATCTTCATCGAGCACGTACCCTTGGGCGCCAGTGTTGGTCATAGCCATGTGCCGGTGATCTTCAAGCCGGCCTATCGTATCTATGAAAAGGTCAAGGATGGTAATCAGCAGACGAGCAATGAGCTGAACAATCGGCGCCGACGAATCGGTTTGTCCAAGGCTTGGAAAGGCTTCAAACTGTCGGCATCCTCCTGTTTCTCCTTTGTCGAGGCCGTTGGGTTGATGTATGCACCCAAGCTGCTGACCGACAGCTTCGGCTGGAGCCGGCCGGTTCCCGATCCCTTCACCTATGGTCTCGACCAGCAGGTGATCGATCGGATAGGGCCGACGCTGGCCGAGGTACCTAAGGCGCAGTCCTGTCCCCATCATGCGGATTCGGGCATTCCGGCGTCCGATTGGGTTGGGCATGCAGAGCGCATTCTGCGTGCCATGTCCATGACCAACAACTTCGGGCGCCTGGTGCTGTTGGCCGGCCACGGCAGTACCACGGTGAACAATCCCCACGCCTCCGGCCTGGACTGCGGCGCTTGCGCCGGGCAGACTGGCGAGGCCAGCGCCCGTGTGGTGGTCGCTCTGCTAAATCAGCCGGCAGTGCGACGCGACCTGCGTGAACGGGGTATCGTCATCCCCGAGGACACATGGTTCCTGGCCGGACTTCACGACACCACTACGGATGAAGTACGTCTGTTTGATACCGACGAGGTGCCCAAGCAGTTGGCCCCGGACTTGGAACAACTGCATAAGTGGCTGGAACAGGCCAGTGACCTGACCCGCATGCAGCGTTCCGCGTTGCTGGGTATCGCCAGCCTGCCCAACCACGAGATAGAGACCAATGTGCGCCAGCGCAGTCGCGACTGGTCCCAGGTGCGGCCGGAATGGGCTCTGGCTAACAACGCCGCCTTCATCGCCGCGCCGAGGGAGCGCACGGTCAGCATGAATCTGGATGGCCGCGCCTTCCTGCACGAGTATGCCTGGCAGAACGACAGTGAGTTCAAGATTCTGGAGTTGATCATGACCGCTCCCATGGTGGTGGCCAACTGGATCAACATGCAGTACTACGGATCGGTGGTCGACAACCAGCGTTTCGGCAGCGGCAACAAGGTACTGCACAACGTGACGGGCGGTGCCATCGGCGTGTTGGAGGGCAACGGCGGCGACCTGCGCGTCGGTCTGCCGATGCAGTCCCTGCACAACGGCGAGCGTTGGGTGCATGAACCGTTGCGGTTGAGCGTGTTTATTGAGGCACCTCAGGCGGCCATAGAAAACATTATGGCTCGCCATGAACTGGTGAGCCAGTTGGTGGAGAATGGTTGGCTGCACCTGTTCCGCATAGACGAGGAAAGTGTTGTCCATCGGCGCGTGTCAGGCACACAGTGGGAGCAAGCTGACATGCCGCAACAGGCTGCCCTATGA